One window of the Salminus brasiliensis chromosome 1, fSalBra1.hap2, whole genome shotgun sequence genome contains the following:
- the stmn4 gene encoding stathmin-4 gives MTLTAYLNKLKELPLVSRFCSCINNIPADQLAYKAEDAVDLNWCEIKDVEVIELNKRASGQAFEVILKPPSFDGVPELNTSMPHRKDPSLEEIQKKLEAAEERRKCQEAELLKHLAEKREHEREVIQKAFEENNNFIKNAKEKLEQKMEANKENREALLAAMLERLQEKDKHAEEVRKNKELKEEACR, from the exons ATGACCCTGACAG CGTACCTAAACAAACTGAAGGAGCTCCCTCTGGTGTCACGCTTCTGCTCCTGCATCAACAACATCCCTGCAGACCAGCTAGCGTACAAGGCCGAAG ATGCTGTGGACCTCAACTGGTGCGAGATCAAAGACGTGGAGGTGATTGAGTTGAACAAGCGAGCCTCTGGTCAGGCTTTTGAGGTGATCCTGAAGCCCCCGTCGTTCGATGGCGTACCCGAACTGAACACCTCCATGCCCCACCGCAAGGACCCCTCACTTGAGGAGATCCAGAAGAAGCTGGAGGCTGCCGAGGAGAGACGAAAG TGCCAGGAGGCCGAGCTGCTGAAGCACCTGGCAGAGAAAAGAGAGCACGAGAGGGAGGTCATCCAGAAGGCCTTTGAGGAGAACAACAACTTCATCAAGAACGCCAAGGAGAAGCTGGAGCAAAAAATGGAGGCCAACAAGGAGAACCGCGAGGCCCTGCTGGCAGCCATGCTGGAGAGGCTTCAAGAAAAG GACAAGCACGCTGAAGAAGTGAGGAAGAATAAAGAGCTGAAGGAGGAAGCTTGTCGGTAA
- the il17a/f3 gene encoding interleukin 17a/f3: MQVSLVFRAVLVLGLVALLLGGESSPAQGNRSKKKGKSKPKQGSQGKIKKLWITLDPAFINFTDSSPVPPSRSISPWRYEASHDESRIPSLIFEAKCERKGCMTKEEHEDSGLESKPVYYQILVLRRVKGKKKKYSLKLEKMTIAVGCTCVAPIVISQKE, translated from the exons ATGCAGGTGTCACTG GTTTTTAGGGCTGTGCTAGTGCTTGGCCTGGTGGCACTGCTGCTCGGAGGAGAAAGCTCTCCCGCACAGGGAAACAGGAGCAAAAAGAAAGGGAAGTCCAAACCTAAACAGGGCTCACAAGGGAAGATAAAGAAACTCTGGATTACTCTGGACCCTGCTTTCATAAACTTTACAGATTCCTCCCCTGTACCTCCAAGTCGGTCCATATCACCGTGGAGATACGA GGCCTCTCACGATGAATCCCGCATCCCCAGCCTCATCTTCGAGGCGAAGTGTGAGAGAAAAGGCTGTATGACCAAAGAAGAACATGAAGACAGTGGGCTGGAATCCAAACCTGTCTACTACCAGATCCTGGTCCTGAGGCGAGTGAAGGGCAAAAAGAAGAAATACTCCCTCAAACTGGAGAAAATGACTATCGCAGTGGGCTGCACGTGTGTTGCACCCATTGTCATCTCTCAGAAGGAGTGA